In a single window of the Anaerocolumna cellulosilytica genome:
- a CDS encoding response regulator transcription factor has product MARLLVVEDDKKTNEAVCEYLRSTEHEAIPAYDGQQALTALTHEQFDLIVLDIMLPKITGISVLHEIRQNSNIPVLMLTAVEDEYTQVISFDEQADDYMTKPFSMVLLGKRITALLRRAGKSPSPSVMNFGNVTVDFAGYTANDESGKIEITPKEIELLRLLVEHNGLVLTRSQILDDLWGYDYPIIDRTIDTYIKNLRKKLRLDCIVTVKGVGYKYEVRK; this is encoded by the coding sequence ATGGCACGATTATTGGTAGTTGAAGATGATAAAAAAACAAATGAAGCGGTTTGTGAATATCTGCGCTCGACAGAGCATGAAGCAATTCCTGCTTATGATGGACAACAGGCCCTTACCGCCCTGACTCATGAGCAGTTTGATTTGATTGTTTTGGATATTATGCTGCCGAAGATTACAGGTATATCCGTATTGCACGAAATCAGGCAAAACAGCAATATACCTGTTCTTATGCTGACAGCCGTTGAAGATGAATACACGCAGGTCATAAGTTTTGACGAGCAAGCGGACGACTATATGACAAAGCCCTTTTCAATGGTTCTGCTTGGCAAGAGGATTACCGCGCTTCTGCGCCGGGCAGGGAAAAGTCCATCCCCATCTGTTATGAACTTTGGCAATGTTACGGTAGATTTTGCAGGGTACACGGCAAATGATGAAAGCGGAAAAATTGAAATTACCCCAAAAGAAATAGAATTGCTCCGGCTCCTTGTGGAGCATAACGGACTGGTACTGACAAGATCGCAAATACTTGATGACTTGTGGGGATATGATTACCCCATTATCGACAGGACAATTGACACCTATATCAAGAATCTTCGTAAGAAACTTCGGTTGGATTGCATCGTAACGGTCAAAGGGGTAGGTTATAAATACGAGGTAAGAAAATGA
- a CDS encoding aminotransferase-like domain-containing protein, giving the protein MLKMEMVKKYIMDEIKQRKIMEGQRIPGCREIAQTLCVNKITVNKAYKALEEEHFLYCVPRGGYYVIKSYHENKPLSKTIDFQTVAPDFSLIPYQSFTHAINVSIEENKKKLFLYEPPMGFTELRESLKERFTQTGIYASISQIIVTNGAQQGINLALKSIFGFERDGRLLVESPTYHAIHDMAKALNIDCVTIRRDSAGIDLNELEYIFQTEKVKAFYIIPRFHNPTGYTLSENNKSKIADLCSRYRILMIEDDYLADLGMDKRCLPLHYYDTNQITIYIRSFSKTFLPGIRLGAMVVPDTLSNLVIQQKYLSDICTSGIVQCALNFFLTSGMYDRHIHKVNTCYRQKLVKAKAILSHVALPGLSFHVPKQGLFLWISLPIAISAELIAKKLVHENILVTQYHISKDGHQGIRLCIAGVTKEDLDALETVIKVIREEMSASL; this is encoded by the coding sequence ATGCTAAAAATGGAAATGGTTAAAAAATATATTATGGATGAAATCAAACAAAGGAAGATTATGGAAGGTCAGAGGATTCCAGGATGCAGAGAAATAGCACAAACCCTCTGTGTCAATAAAATCACGGTCAATAAAGCTTATAAAGCCTTGGAAGAGGAACATTTTCTTTATTGCGTACCAAGAGGCGGATATTATGTCATCAAGTCCTACCATGAAAACAAACCATTATCAAAAACAATAGACTTTCAAACAGTCGCCCCCGATTTCTCCTTAATTCCTTATCAATCCTTTACCCATGCAATTAACGTCTCTATTGAAGAAAATAAAAAGAAGCTATTTCTGTACGAGCCACCGATGGGTTTTACTGAATTGAGAGAATCTCTCAAAGAAAGATTTACACAGACCGGAATTTATGCTTCAATCTCACAAATTATTGTCACAAATGGTGCACAACAGGGGATTAATCTTGCATTAAAATCCATTTTCGGATTTGAAAGAGACGGAAGGCTCTTAGTGGAGTCTCCTACTTATCACGCAATTCACGATATGGCAAAGGCACTAAATATCGACTGCGTAACTATCCGACGAGACTCTGCTGGTATAGACTTAAACGAGCTAGAATATATTTTTCAAACTGAAAAGGTTAAAGCATTTTATATTATTCCAAGATTCCATAATCCAACCGGATATACACTTTCAGAAAATAATAAAAGTAAGATAGCGGATCTTTGTAGTCGTTATCGGATTCTAATGATCGAAGATGATTATTTAGCTGATTTGGGAATGGATAAAAGATGTCTTCCTCTACATTACTACGATACTAATCAGATTACAATTTACATTCGTAGTTTTTCAAAAACATTTTTACCAGGAATTCGCTTAGGTGCAATGGTTGTCCCAGATACTCTAAGCAACCTTGTCATACAACAGAAATATTTATCTGACATCTGCACTTCTGGCATTGTACAGTGTGCATTGAATTTCTTTCTAACATCGGGAATGTATGACAGGCATATTCACAAAGTAAATACATGTTACCGGCAAAAATTAGTGAAAGCTAAAGCAATTCTGTCGCATGTTGCTTTGCCAGGGTTATCTTTCCATGTACCCAAGCAGGGGCTTTTTCTGTGGATTTCACTTCCAATTGCAATTTCTGCTGAGCTAATTGCAAAAAAGCTCGTTCATGAAAATATATTAGTCACTCAATATCATATTTCTAAGGATGGACATCAAGGCATTCGTCTTTGCATTGCTGGTGTAACAAAAGAAGATTTAGATGCATTAGAGACTGTGATAAAAGTAATAAGAGAAGAAATGTCAGCATCGCTTTAG
- a CDS encoding sensor histidine kinase codes for MKRLKIFPKTFLYTLGLMLFIVIVAHALIFVLAPQMTMEYSPPNEAKSSDVIYNVSINPTQFVTQTVQRALPISLICCVLISIACSLLFSRDTTVPIRQISQAAKRMAQMDKSATCTAHSRDEIGILADNINYLYQNLLSTIENLEIEKQRVSEIEKSKVNFLRIASHELKTPVTALNATLENMILGVGKYKDYGTYLPECKEMVEQLSDMIHEIIETSKAGLSVEKEPATNANISELLLSLCEPYQLIAKAHGIAFQLDLSEDFTAVLPSKLFCKAVSNVLANAVSYTERGKMVAVYLSGRRIIIENECIPVSEKDLKYLFEPFYRPDFARDRDTGGNGLGLYIVDTLFNTLNIPYTFCPMQKPDGMRFTIEV; via the coding sequence ATGAAACGGTTAAAAATATTTCCCAAAACATTTCTTTACACTTTGGGTTTAATGCTGTTTATCGTGATTGTTGCCCATGCTCTAATTTTTGTCTTGGCACCCCAAATGACAATGGAATATTCACCTCCAAATGAAGCGAAAAGCAGTGATGTTATTTACAATGTATCCATAAATCCCACACAATTTGTAACCCAAACGGTTCAGCGCGCCTTACCGATTTCCCTTATTTGCTGCGTATTGATTTCGATTGCATGCTCTCTGCTTTTTTCCAGAGATACAACCGTACCTATCCGGCAGATTTCACAGGCAGCAAAGCGGATGGCGCAGATGGACAAGTCAGCGACCTGTACTGCACATTCCCGGGACGAAATAGGCATACTGGCAGATAATATCAATTATCTGTACCAAAACCTTCTGTCCACCATTGAAAATCTTGAAATTGAAAAACAACGGGTAAGTGAAATTGAAAAATCAAAAGTTAATTTCCTTCGGATAGCTTCCCATGAATTAAAAACGCCTGTGACAGCCCTGAACGCTACTCTTGAAAACATGATACTCGGTGTAGGAAAATACAAGGATTACGGAACCTATTTGCCGGAGTGCAAAGAAATGGTTGAACAGCTTTCAGATATGATACATGAAATTATTGAAACTTCAAAAGCTGGCTTGTCCGTAGAAAAAGAACCAGCTACAAATGCAAATATATCCGAATTGTTATTGTCTTTGTGCGAACCCTATCAGTTAATTGCAAAGGCACATGGGATAGCATTTCAGCTTGACTTATCGGAGGACTTTACCGCCGTCCTTCCCTCAAAGCTATTCTGCAAAGCAGTATCGAATGTACTAGCAAATGCCGTGTCCTATACTGAACGCGGAAAAATGGTGGCGGTATATTTAAGTGGACGCAGAATTATCATTGAAAACGAGTGTATTCCTGTATCGGAAAAAGACCTCAAATATCTTTTTGAACCTTTTTATCGTCCCGACTTTGCCCGGGACCGGGATACCGGCGGAAATGGACTTGGATTATACATTGTGGATACGCTGTTTAATACTTTGAATATTCCATATACCTTCTGCCCGATGCAAAAGCCGGACGGGATGCGTTTCACTATTGAGGTTTGA
- a CDS encoding ABC transporter permease, translating into MNFVKRARLYVSRKCGKSILLLVILLIMSSFVLTGLAIGKASESTQEDLRKALGGKFQVSVNYTEDNPYFIMETVDTGMIVYSEMPITQKVISAIMNVPEIEGYDATSELLLAVDDVIFIPGNIPIKDQFKSMVNTLIVGNSESNSYFTSGQVELIEGQHISDTDSHVAIISKDLAERNGLSTGDTLTLQADSSADVKIIGLYEIKNTDSVLAQVTSYDKLENKIIFDLDTLQQLVPDRKAGFDTATFKATDPAELDSIVEQVKSLSELDLKAFSIDADKQTYLQAAAPLGKLNDLVVILLIVIVVVSAIILSLILMMWTRSRIYETGVFLSVGITKISILGQYLVEVLLIAVLAFGLSFFTSNLIANKVGNELLQKNTQSTIQNKNSVDDNKVATAVTGSAGNGDKIAQIPEVESIDVSIGADSMVQLCFIGLTVIILSVGISGTTVMRLKPGEILSKMS; encoded by the coding sequence ATGAATTTTGTAAAACGGGCGAGGCTATATGTCTCCCGAAAATGCGGAAAAAGCATCCTTCTTCTTGTCATCCTGCTCATCATGTCATCCTTTGTTTTGACAGGACTTGCAATTGGGAAGGCTTCGGAAAGCACACAGGAGGATTTGCGGAAAGCTCTTGGCGGTAAGTTTCAAGTAAGCGTCAACTATACAGAGGATAATCCGTATTTCATAATGGAAACAGTAGACACTGGCATGATTGTGTACTCGGAAATGCCCATCACACAGAAGGTCATTTCTGCAATTATGAATGTTCCGGAGATTGAAGGCTATGATGCAACATCTGAACTTTTACTTGCTGTAGATGATGTTATTTTTATTCCCGGCAATATTCCGATTAAAGATCAATTCAAAAGTATGGTAAACACACTGATTGTCGGCAATTCTGAAAGTAATAGCTACTTCACGTCCGGACAAGTAGAACTTATTGAAGGTCAGCATATTAGCGACACAGACAGCCATGTAGCAATTATCAGCAAAGATTTAGCCGAACGGAATGGACTTTCTACTGGAGATACACTTACTTTGCAAGCTGACAGTTCTGCCGACGTGAAGATTATTGGCTTATACGAAATTAAAAACACTGACAGCGTGCTTGCACAGGTAACATCTTATGATAAGCTGGAAAATAAAATTATTTTTGATCTCGATACCTTGCAACAGCTTGTTCCCGACAGAAAAGCAGGGTTTGATACGGCAACATTTAAAGCCACTGACCCTGCGGAGCTTGACAGTATTGTAGAACAGGTCAAAAGCCTTTCCGAGTTGGATTTGAAAGCCTTTTCTATCGATGCGGATAAGCAGACGTATTTACAAGCCGCCGCCCCACTGGGAAAGCTGAATGACTTGGTGGTAATACTGCTTATTGTGATTGTCGTTGTAAGTGCCATTATCCTATCACTCATTTTAATGATGTGGACTAGGAGTCGTATCTATGAAACAGGGGTATTTCTATCTGTAGGAATAACAAAAATATCTATACTCGGGCAATATCTTGTTGAAGTGCTTCTGATAGCGGTACTGGCTTTTGGACTGTCATTCTTTACGAGTAACCTCATAGCGAACAAGGTCGGAAATGAACTGTTGCAGAAGAACACTCAAAGCACCATTCAGAATAAAAATTCTGTCGATGATAATAAAGTAGCGACGGCAGTTACCGGAAGCGCAGGCAACGGTGATAAGATAGCCCAGATACCGGAGGTGGAGAGCATCGATGTGTCGATTGGTGCCGACAGCATGGTTCAGCTTTGTTTCATTGGTTTAACCGTTATTATTCTCTCAGTCGGTATATCGGGCACGACGGTTATGAGGTTGAAACCTGGGGAAATCTTATCAAAAATGAGCTAA
- a CDS encoding GNAT family N-acetyltransferase, with protein MIELKTEKFSDLIPTLQAVEINTLFAMSVLERKVDGKVWVDNSSSPASFYIQHPYGMALLYGENGKESFYEELKLYMCNSNKNRNRAEWLQVYPPALYAKMDVLLGDCLIKKGPEEQYNETTELEADKILEYQRINFIFRKDKYHAFKRNLPKEHVNIVLMTRDMYNQLNGSVVPRYFWNNSCDFEKYGIGFSLLLKEGIMASTAFASFAIERKLEIGIETGKDYRGSGFAARVCTRLIDYCLENGMEPVWSCSSVNLGSRKLAEKLGFEEIRTIPYYRLPYYV; from the coding sequence ATGATTGAATTAAAAACAGAAAAATTTTCAGACCTAATTCCGACTTTACAGGCAGTGGAGATTAATACTTTGTTTGCTATGTCAGTATTAGAGAGAAAAGTTGATGGGAAAGTTTGGGTTGATAATAGTTCTTCACCGGCTTCATTCTATATTCAGCATCCCTATGGAATGGCTTTACTTTATGGAGAGAATGGTAAAGAGAGTTTTTATGAAGAACTGAAACTGTATATGTGCAATTCTAATAAAAACAGGAATAGAGCAGAATGGCTGCAGGTATATCCACCAGCATTATATGCAAAGATGGATGTTCTTTTAGGAGATTGTTTAATAAAAAAGGGTCCAGAAGAACAGTATAATGAAACAACAGAGCTGGAAGCAGATAAAATCTTAGAATATCAGAGAATCAATTTTATCTTTAGAAAAGATAAGTATCATGCTTTTAAGAGAAACCTCCCCAAGGAACACGTCAATATTGTTTTGATGACTAGAGACATGTATAATCAGTTGAATGGAAGCGTAGTTCCAAGATACTTTTGGAACAACTCTTGTGATTTTGAAAAGTATGGGATTGGGTTTTCTCTCCTATTAAAAGAGGGAATTATGGCTTCTACTGCTTTCGCCTCTTTTGCTATAGAACGTAAACTTGAAATTGGTATTGAGACCGGTAAAGATTATCGAGGCTCAGGCTTTGCCGCAAGAGTTTGCACCCGATTAATCGATTATTGTCTGGAGAATGGGATGGAACCCGTATGGTCTTGTAGCTCCGTGAATTTGGGTTCTAGAAAACTTGCTGAGAAATTGGGGTTTGAAGAGATTAGAACAATCCCTTATTATCGTTTACCATATTATGTTTGA